In the genome of Candidatus Microbacterium phytovorans, one region contains:
- a CDS encoding Xaa-Pro peptidase family protein, protein MSIATRGTMGVDWEARVNFERLRDERLARLHAELERSSLGAVLAFDFSNIRYASATHIGTWAMDKLIRFCLVTRKTDPIVWDFGSAAKHHALLNPWLHETHMEADADPHAPHHGATRPRLESGARAGISTLRGAFPPDAGIAEEVARKIKRELERFGLANEPLGVDVVELPILFALQREGIDVVDGQQVFMEARRIKTADEITLLTTAASMVDAAYDELYEFLRPGVRENQCVGLVAKSLYDQGSEYVEGVNAISGERCAPHPHVYSDRAVRPGDPAFFDILHSYNGYRTCYYRTFAVGSASPAQRDAYTRCREYMDRAIAAVKPGATTADIVELWPKAEEFGFPDEEAAFALQYGHGVGLSIWEKPIFSRLTSLDHPEVLEEGMVFALETYWPAADGWGAARIEEEVVVTADGCEVITKFPAEELLVAGGGRYFTVNGPLSGIRDSQSHLNTPAGRGESA, encoded by the coding sequence ATGAGCATTGCCACACGCGGAACGATGGGCGTCGACTGGGAGGCGCGCGTGAACTTCGAGCGCCTCCGCGACGAACGCCTCGCCCGGCTCCACGCCGAACTGGAGAGGTCGTCGCTCGGCGCCGTGCTCGCGTTCGACTTCTCCAACATCCGCTACGCCTCGGCGACGCATATCGGCACGTGGGCGATGGACAAGCTCATCCGGTTCTGTCTCGTGACGCGCAAGACCGACCCGATCGTGTGGGACTTCGGGTCGGCCGCGAAGCACCATGCCCTGCTGAACCCGTGGCTGCACGAGACGCACATGGAAGCGGATGCCGATCCGCACGCGCCGCATCACGGTGCCACGCGACCGCGGCTGGAGTCCGGTGCCCGCGCCGGCATCTCGACGCTGCGCGGCGCGTTCCCGCCCGACGCGGGCATCGCCGAAGAGGTCGCCCGCAAGATCAAGCGGGAGCTGGAGCGGTTCGGGCTCGCGAACGAGCCGCTCGGGGTGGACGTCGTCGAGCTGCCGATCCTGTTCGCGCTCCAGCGCGAGGGCATCGACGTCGTCGACGGCCAGCAGGTGTTCATGGAGGCGCGGCGCATCAAGACGGCCGACGAGATCACGCTGCTGACGACCGCGGCATCCATGGTGGATGCCGCCTACGACGAGCTCTACGAGTTCCTGCGTCCCGGCGTTCGTGAGAACCAGTGCGTCGGACTCGTCGCCAAGTCCCTGTACGACCAGGGGTCGGAGTACGTCGAGGGTGTCAACGCGATCTCTGGCGAGCGCTGCGCGCCGCACCCGCACGTCTACTCCGATCGCGCCGTACGCCCGGGAGATCCGGCCTTCTTCGACATCCTCCACTCGTACAACGGCTACCGGACGTGCTACTACCGCACGTTCGCGGTGGGCTCGGCGAGCCCGGCCCAGCGGGATGCCTATACCCGCTGCCGCGAGTACATGGACCGCGCGATCGCCGCGGTCAAGCCCGGCGCCACGACGGCGGACATCGTGGAACTGTGGCCGAAGGCGGAGGAGTTCGGCTTCCCCGACGAGGAGGCCGCCTTCGCGCTGCAGTACGGTCACGGCGTCGGCCTCTCCATCTGGGAGAAGCCGATCTTCTCCCGCCTGACGTCGCTCGATCACCCCGAGGTGCTGGAGGAGGGCATGGTCTTCGCGTTGGAGACGTACTGGCCCGCCGCCGACGGCTGGGGTGCCGCCCGCATCGAGGAAGAGGTCGTCGTGACGGCCGACGGCTGCGAGGTGATCACGAAGTTCCCTGCGGAAGAGCTCCTCGTCGCCGGCGGCGGCCGCTACTTCACAGTGAACGGTCCGCTGTCCGGCATCCGTGATTCGCAGTCGCACCTCAACACGCCCGCGGGGCGCGGCGAGTCCGCCTGA